One Lachancea thermotolerans CBS 6340 chromosome F complete sequence DNA window includes the following coding sequences:
- the TEX1 gene encoding Tex1p (weakly similar to uniprot|P53851 Saccharomyces cerevisiae YNL253W TEX1 transcription export complex component) produces the protein MPNLDSAQAVEKYVSFYPECQKEVMADDHYSQLTLKNSSRFAHASVEEGNRVVALEFNTRGTYLAYSREDGSLNLWKVKSDRAQTYSVVREVHGIGRKISSISWHPVTHFLLATVGGTSQVNIWDASTGVLIKSFETSTETTNLKCCYDASGRWLGVLSSTNEFYMFDADQNYNLASVSELGSECAESGDQVTALCWSPDSKHLYAGRRSGKLGVFAVRNPGLEEQLQVSGHTSAIYCLRIDPQSRFLIAGGDDAVCSVWDASNMCCETVISDFDTPIIDMDLSRDALALALCSETQTRVYSVSSGACIFQLDQKNRVDDQKFRFYPEKMSFVTIAENECVVKYYVPKITEPPLQKEWAEADKRKRPARKVSSLGNLGAARRDDEPPRRGRFSKRPLRR, from the coding sequence ATGCCTAACCTGGACAGTGCACAGGCCGTCGAGAAATATGTCAGCTTTTATCCCGAATGCCAAAAAGAGGTTATGGCGGACGACCACTATTCGCAGCttactttgaaaaactcatcGCGGTTTGCGCATGCTTCGGTAGAAGAGGGAAACCGCGTCGTTGCGTTAGAATTCAACACCAGGGGAACGTATTTGGCGTACTCTAGAGAAGATGgaagcttgaacttgtggAAGGTCAAATCCGACCGTGCGCAGACGTATTCTGTTGTCCGCGAAGTTCACGGTATTGGGCGGAAGATCAGCAGCATCTCATGGCACCCAGTGACGCACTTTCTTTTAGCTACGGTGGGCGGTACGTCGCAGGTAAACATTTGGGACGCGTCTACGGGAGTTCTTATCAAAAGTTTCGAGACGTCGACAGAGACGACGAATTTGAAGTGCTGCTACGATGCTAGTGGTAGATGGCTTGGGGTCTTGAGCAGCACCAACGAGTTTTACATGTTTGACGCTGACCAGAACTATAATCTAGCAAGTGTTTCCGAGCTGGGCTCAGAGTGCGCGGAATCTGGAGACCAGGTCACCGCGCTTTGTTGGTCCCCAGACAGTAAACATTTATATGCAGGGCGCCGAAGCGGCAAGCTCGGGGTCTTTGCTGTGAGAAATCCtgggcttgaagaacaacttcaggTATCCGGGCACACCTCCGCCATTTATTGTCTAAGAATCGATCCTCAAAGTAGGTTTTTGATAGCAGGCGGAGATGACGCAGTCTGCTCGGTCTGGGACGCATCTAACATGTGTTGCGAAACGGTCATTAGCGACTTTGACACACCAATTATAGATATGGATCTGAGCCGCGATGCTCTCGCACTGGCGCTATGCTCTGAAACACAAACTCGAGTTTATTCGGTAAGCTCTGGCGCCTGCATATTCCAGCTGGACCAAAAAAACAGAGTGGATGATCAAAAGTTCAGATTTTATCCAGAGAAGATGAGCTTTGTAACTATTGCTGAAAACGAGTGTGTGGTCAAGTATTACGTGCCCAAAATTACCGAGCCGCCCTTACAAAAAGAATGGGCAGAAGCCgacaaaagaaagaggcCTGCTCGCAAGGTCAGCAGCCTTGGCAACCTCGGCGCTGCAAGGAGGGACGATGAACCGCCGAGAAGAGGCAGGTTCTCCAAGAGGCCTCTACGAAGGTAA
- the MRPL17 gene encoding mitochondrial 54S ribosomal protein mL46 (similar to uniprot|P36528 Saccharomyces cerevisiae YNL252C MRPL17 Mitochondrial ribosomal protein of the large subunit): MRLEEAEVFVNGLLQQHKGGSMTFQQVALRGMATASKPRAIKAGLILSRIPIVTQEATTLEKQYYEYQSELERRLMWTFPQYFYFRKGTLSEKRFLAAQRGPVSRQPGVWFPKGVPDVRHNRERRTKQEVTLPKSSESESLSGANNEDDVSRPVVPNSRITDADRENDTTSLERQLSSTLYLIVKNAAGKWAFPSFSVPLDSEAKKPLHITAEAGLRELGGPNINTWTVSNTPAGVLGDAQATEFMIKSHIVSGRFVLQPQKQYDAFAWLTKSEIQQRVEEAYFKELSCILADN, translated from the coding sequence ATGcggcttgaagaagcagaggTTTTCGTAAACgggcttcttcaacagcatAAGGGCGGATCAATGACGTTCCAGCAGGTAGCACTTAGAGGCATGGCGACTGCTTCCAAGCCGCGTGCTATAAAGGCTGGTTTAATACTATCAAGAATCCCAATTGTGACGCAGGAAGCGACAACTCTCGAAAAGCAGTATTACGAGTATCAATCTGAGCTAGAGCGCCGACTAATGTGGACATTTCCTCAGTACTTTTACTTTAGAAAGGGCACTTTGTCGGAGAAACGGTTTTTGGCCGCGCAAAGAGGTCCAGTCAGCAGGCAACCTGGTGTATGGTTTCCCAAGGGCGTGCCAGATGTTAGACACAATAGAGAAAGGCGCACTAAACAGGAAGTCACGCTGCCCAAAAGTTCAGAGTCGGAATCTCTGAGTGGTGCAAACAACGAGGACGACGTTTCGAGACCCGTTGTTCCTAATTCGAGGATCACAGACGCCGACCGCGAAAACGACACAACAAGCCTCGAAAGGCAGCTGAGCTCAACGCTTTACCTTATTGTCAAGAATGCGGCAGGAAAATGGGCTTTCCCTAGTTTTAGCGTGCCACTTGACTCCGAAGCCAAAAAACCATTGCATATTACCGCAGAAGCCGGTTTGCGGGAGTTGGGCGGACCAAACATCAACACTTGGACTGTGTCCAACACACCTGCCGGCGTTCTGGGTGACGCACAAGCTACAGAATTCATGATAAAATCTCATATTGTCTCTGGTAGATTTGTGCTTCAGCCCCAGAAGCAGTACGACGCGTTCGCGTGGTTGACGAAGAGTGAGATCCAACAGCgcgttgaagaagcatatttcaaagagctaTCATGCATATTAGCTGACAACTGA
- the NRD1 gene encoding Nrd1 complex RNA-binding subunit (similar to uniprot|P53617 Saccharomyces cerevisiae YNL251C NRD1 RNA-binding protein that interacts with the C-terminal domain of the RNA polymerase II large subunit (Rpo21p) required for transcription termination and 3' end maturation of nonpolyadenylated RNAs), with the protein MQDEHDEFVATLESFKDLKSGISGSRIKKLTSYALDHVSEEPKLMQLVIDYSKSSPDTHKLGSLYIIDSIGRAYLEQARARDDYIKASAKEGSCAHGVYTLGEAIQELLSDAISKSNSDHKDKIRTLIDIWDRSGLFQKGYLNAVRARWFSMGDNPSGAPPGSSNQPVLSQDPATRCVEILQNLRPAANVPQVAVPADLISTDVAAQQSALFRLLSDLQQHQAAFRAPPPQQVAPARQNHVVESNIQQPAQASRQDRRERYSTSSRRARSRSPPRRENHRSSEGPNASNNHHLYPGEENVPSNNHFRPKPVSVDPTIPPEHIKVFSRTLFVGGVPPSMKEYDIAHVLRPYGEVQSVILNSSRKHAFVKVYSRQEAENVLNNFNKDGSSPLRTRWGVGFGPRDCCDYQHGYSVIPLHRLTDADKKWTTSAEWGGTGGQPLQPYMAFEEPDIVVGEGVSSKAISQKMPTDSGRNGPKSGKPVRNPPFRQSPGQNQFYGQMATAPIPAPIQAPNQYPPAGYGASPPIQSYGMQPAMAVQPVPAMYGGMQQQAAPPQQSQFDPTAQLNSLMSMLNQQK; encoded by the coding sequence ATGCAAGACGAACATGACGAATTTGTAGCTACCTTAGAATCgttcaaagatttgaagtcTGGAATTTCGGGGTCTCGTATCAAGAAACTGACCTCGTACGCGCTTGACCATGTGAGTGAAGAGCCCAAGCTGATGCAGCTGGTGATAGACTACTCCAAGAGTAGCCCCGACACTCACAAACTAGGGTCCTTGTACATCATAGATTCAATCGGTAGAGCGTACCTCGAGCAGGCGCGGGCTCGCGATGATTACATTAAAGCGAGCGCTAAGGAGGGCTCTTGTGCTCATGGAGTGTATACTCTGGGCGAGGCTATCCAGGAGCTGCTCAGCGACGCCATTAGCAAGAGCAACAGCGACCACAAGGACAAAATTCGTACTTTGATCGATATCTGGGACAGAAGCGGCTTGTTCCAGAAGGGTTACTTGAACGCCGTAAGAGCCAGATGGTTTTCTATGGGCGACAATCCCTCTGGCGCCCCACCGGGCTCAAGCAACCAGCCTGTCTTGTCCCAGGACCCTGCTACGAGATGCGTcgaaattcttcaaaacttgcgTCCAGCCGCGAACGTGCCACAGGTTGCAGTTCCTGCAGATCTTATTTCAACCGACGTTGCAGCGCAGCAGTCCGCCCTCTTTCGTCTTTTATCGGAtcttcagcagcatcaagcGGCTTTCAGGGCGCCTCCCCCACAGCAAGTTGCACCTGCCCGTCAAAATCATGTCGTTGAGAGCAACATCCAGCAGCCTGCTCAGGCCAGCAGACAGGACAGACGTGAGCGTTACAGCACTTCTTCGAGGCGGGCTAGGTCTCGCAGTCCCCCAAGAAGGGAAAACCACAGATCCTCTGAAGGCCCTAATGCGTCAAACAACCATCACCTTTACCCTGGGGAAGAGAATGTTCCAAGTAACAACCACTTTAGGCCAAAACCCGTATCTGTAGACCCCACCATTCCACCAGAACACATCAAAGTTTTTAGTCGTACTTTGTTTGTTGGTGGTGTGCCGCCTTCCATGAAGGAGTATGACATTGCTCACGTCTTGAGGCCATATGGTGAGGTGCAAAGCGTCATCTTGAACAGCTCTAGGAAGCACGCCTTTGTCAAGGTCTACTCTAGACAGGAGGCCGAGAACGtcctcaacaacttcaacaaagacGGATCATCCCCGCTGAGAACTCGGTGGGGTGTAGGGTTTGGTCCTAGAGACTGCTGTGATTATCAACACGGATACAGTGTAATTCCTCTCCACAGGCTCACAGACGCCGACAAGAAGTGGACCACAAGCGCAGAGTGGGGTGGCACTGGTGGCCAACCACTTCAACCATACatggcttttgaagagcccGACATTGTTGTGGGCGAAGGTGTCTCATCCAAGGCTATATCTCAAAAGATGCCTACAGACAGTGGCAGGAACGGTCCAAAGTCTGGGAAGCCAGTCAGAAACCCACCCTTCAGACAATCTCCTGGCCAAAACCAGTTTTACGGGCAAATGGCTACAGCGCCCATTCCAGCCCCGATCCAGGCTCCCAATCAATACCCACCTGCTGGTTATGGTGCCTCCCCTCCTATACAGTCATACGGCATGCAACCTGCGATGGCTGTACAGCCGGTACCCGCAATGTACGGGGGCATGCAACAGCAGGCTGCGCCGCCTCAGCAGTCCCAGTTTGATCCTACTGCCCAGCTAAACTCTCTGATGAGTATGCTCAACCAGCAGAAGTAG
- the PUL4 gene encoding Pul4p (similar to uniprot|P53749 Saccharomyces cerevisiae YNR063W Hypothetical ORF) gives MTAARSGKRKVGRRACMLCKLKKLKCDGNYPCGRCAKSGVPSECGYEADRRKCRAYGSDGTKAYVFKSSPFSSQHPSEGSFKNEATVHHLSEHKIETSPDPLIKSIQDATLSFNERKDSEYDMWNFKPMVFNFNNFNLQDVGFDDFLRVFDDVDPFSTEDGSDQFPFAEPAELPLGAPFGNDNKESRLERSDLIEILFQSDYHAPPGISKDHLLDLERRHEDLQDDSADSNDIFLLSTTLCLGALTSHKRELLRTRSEGFVSRSSIPDRAARAFNYYTIAKNLIPDVLLHSSIDGFCGLVLMANFMTMMVSLEEQFYLSANALQIAVTLRLHEREKFNELVKINSHNIGLFFLFWNIWCSSCMLGSFLGVKPTLPLADIGIPLPFDMAVTGKISSLSLKFMQLRIQIASLLTKISRYYIEDHMTTATFMGLEEELHDISNQVAKLKCLPILDEHTYHRSRLLILELASMESQVALLLYRSNLLCKRSFEAVHTAKKIVYEIWSHYSKQFEKNERDLINHLDWNFSYPLRTAFLTLWIACIVLRKYQRLLSFLQDDNLTEYTLAIEVLQDLVKLLPVHQNLLNLITSLGEAGKPHSSGPDRSSHFWMSLLTEP, from the coding sequence ATGACCGCAGCTCGCAGCGGAAAGAGAAAGGTTGGGCGTAGAGCCTGTATGCTTtgcaagctcaagaagcttaAATGTGATGGAAACTACCCATGCGGCAGGTGTGCCAAATCAGGGGTGCCAAGTGAATGTGGGTACGAGGCGGACAGACGAAAATGTCGGGCCTATGGAAGTGATGGTACGAAAGCTtatgttttcaaaagttcGCCATTCAGCAGCCAACACCCCTCTGAAGGtagtttcaaaaatgaagcCACTGTTCATCATCTATCTGAGCACAAAATTGAGACCAGCCCCGATCCCTTGATCAAAAGCATTCAGGACGCTACCTTATCATTCAATGAAAGAAAAGATTCTGAATATGATATGTGGAATTTTAAACCTATGGTTTTtaatttcaacaattttAACTTGCAGGATGTTGGCTTTGACGATTTTTTGCGTGTgtttgatgatgttgacCCATTCAGTACAGAAGACGGGAGTGATCAATTTCCGTTTGCGGAACCCGCTGAATTACCACTCGGCGCACCTTTTGGAAATGATAATAAGGAATCTCGATTGGAAAGAAGCGACCTAATTGAAattctcttccaaagcgACTACCATGCACCTCCAGGAATATCGAAGGACCACCTTCTAGACTTGGAGAGGAGACACGAGGATCTACAAGATGATTCCGCTGATAGTAATGATATTTTTTTGCTCTCGACCACTTTATGCTTAGGTGCTCTGACTTCACATAAACGAGAGTTATTGCGTACACGAAGCGAAGGGTTTgtatcaagaagctcgatTCCCGACAGAGCAGCGCGCGCTTTTAACTATTACACAATTGCTAAAAACTTGATTCCGGATGTTCTATTGCATTCTAGTATTGATGGTTTTTGTGGACTTGTACTAATGGCCAATTTCATGACAATGATGGTGTCCCTTGAGGAGCAATTTTATCTGAGTGCAAATGCTTTGCAGATTGCAGTAACCCTTAGACTACATGAGCgagaaaagttcaacgaACTAGTGAAGATAAACAGTCACAACATTGGTTTGTTCTTTCTATTTTGGAATATTTGGTGTTCATCCTGCATGCTGGGATCATTTTTAGGAGTGAAGCCAACTCTTCCGCTAGCAGACATAGGCATACCCCTCCCTTTTGATATGGCCGTGACAGGAAAAATTAGTTCTCTTTCATTGAAGTTCATGCAGCTTAGAATCCAAATAGCGTCTCTTCTTACCAAGATATCCAGGTATTATATTGAAGACCATATGACAACGGCCACATTTATGgggcttgaagaagaattaCATGACATTTCAAATCAGGTTGCTAAATTAAAATGTTTACCTATACTGGATGAGCACACATATCACCGAAGCCGCCTTCTTATTTTAGAACTAGCATCTATGGAATCTCAAGTGGCGCTTTTGCTGTACCGCTCTAACCTACTCTGTAAAcgatcttttgaagctgttcATACAGCAAAGAAAATAGTGTACGAGATTTGGAGTCATTATTCAAAgcagtttgagaaaaatgaaagagaCCTAATAAACCATTTAGATTGGAATTTTTCCTACCCGTTACGTACAGCTTTCCTCACGCTGTGGATTGCGTGTATTGTGCTACGCAAATACCAACGGCTTTTAAGCTTCTTACAAGATGACAACCTAACAGAGTACACACTGGCCATAGAGGTACTCCAAGACTTAGTCAAGTTGCTACCAGTTCACCAGAATCTTTTAAACCTTATAACTTCCCTGGGCGAGGCAGGGAAGCCGCATTCTTCGGGGCCCGATCGATCATCGCACTTCTGGATGTCTTTATTGACCGAACCTTAG
- the PUL3 gene encoding Pul3p (similar to uniprot|P53748 Saccharomyces cerevisiae YNR062C Hypothetical ORF) gives MANQKNQSSLLRKLAVSLIAIQFSLDSCVYLSNVIQYIQTLESKNPEHYLSVLQAVSAAVQVASSFFIGNIAEWVGSIKWIIIILYFLSFAGNFLYSCGGAISLNTLLGGRIVCGTASASAAIVYSYITSVAQERNAIFELLTSYRTSAGIFMALGQLVAILFALCDFKVGNYRITSYNAPTFASSFMILIVGVFLAVLLEDPKIAKSDGKKGSLLGAWRQFFDAPARKVFACLILLWTMFLSTLIVSEVLYFMPVFLTLQVHWKTEYEGAAFMVAAFLGVAGSFLAPNLVKMMSERESSENSLLKKGRSSEDTKVMIPIEQLRADVFYRNQVLLSIFALLIFLAGQALIIAASEALSHNALPPTNSGILFVAGLSIVMVGYNCLGSSIPAIFSTHIDPKLKVRLMPCIGAISGIGKLVAPIVFGALYKTCLGLPIGVGLGMILVGISIPPLIWLLMKKY, from the exons ATGGCAAAccaaaaaaaccaaagcagCCTTTTGAGGAAACTGGCAGTAAGCTTAATCGCGATTCAATTTAGTTTGGATTCATGCGTATATCTGTCCAACGTGATTCAATACATTCAGACA CTTGAATCAAAAAATCCGGAGCATTATTTATCTGTGCTGCAAGCTGTCTCCGCAGCTGTGCAAGTCGCCTCGTCATTTTTTATCGGCAATATTGCGGAATGGGTTGGTTCTATCAAGTGGATTATAATTATCCTTTACTTCTTGTCATTTGCTGGAAACTTTCTTTACTCTTGTGGTGGGGCTATATCTCTCAATACCCTTCTAGGCGGTCGAATTGTATGTGGTACTGCTTCCGCTTCTGCAGCAATTGTCTACAGTTATATCACCTCAGTTGCCCAAGAAAGAAACGCAATATTTGAACTACTGACCAGCTACAGAACCTCCGCAGGGATATTTATGGCACTTGGCCAATTAGTTGCTATCCTCTTTGCTCTATGTGATTTTAAGGTTGGGAACTACCGAATAACGTCTTATAATGCGCCCACATTTGCATCAAGTTTCATGATTCTTATTGTGGGCGTTTTCCTTGCTGTCTTACTTGAAGATCCCAAGATAGCTAAGTCCGATGGCAAAAAGGGGAGCTTACTTGGCGCTTGGAGGCAATTCTTTGATGCGCCAGCTAGAAAGGTCTTTGCATGCCTCATTCTGCTCTGGACCATGTTTCTTTCGACGTTAATTGTTAGCGAAGTTCTTTACTTTATGCCTGTTTTTCTAACTCTCCAGGTACATTGGAAAACCGAATACGAGGGGGCCGCATTCATGGtggcagcttttcttggagTTGCCGGAAGTTTCCTTGCACCCAACTTAGTGAAGATGATGTCTGAGAGGGAATCAAGCGAAAACTCCTTGTTAAAGAAAGGGAGAAGTAGCGAAGATACAAAGGTAATGATACCAATTGAACAGCTAAGAGCTGATGTGTTTTACCGCAACCAAGTTCTCCTTTCCATTTTTGCGCTGTTAATCTTTTTAGCCGGCCAAGCGCTTATCATTGCCGCATCGGAGGCTCTATCGCACAATGCGCTTCCCCCTACAAATTCTGGCATCCTCTTTGTAGCTGGCTTGTCAATTGTCATGGTCGGCTACAACTGCTTAGGATCCAGTATCCCAGCCATCTTTTCCACACATATCGATCCTAAGTTGAAAGTGCGACTGATGCCATGCATTGGCGCTATATCAGGGATTGGAAAATTAGTGGCGCCAATAGTTTTTGGCGCTCTTTACAAAACTTGTTTGGGCCTTCCAATCGGAGTCGGGCTTGGGATGATATTGGTGGGAATTTCAATTCCGCCCTTAATTTGGTTATTGATGAAAAAATACTGA